In the Plasmodium sp. gorilla clade G2 genome assembly, chromosome: 12 genome, gttatatgtcCATTAATTACTGCGCTTTGACCAATAATACGATTACAATTTAATGAGGGTAAAGTACCATTAGGTGGAGCTATAGTTGCATCTCTTTGTAAATAATCAAATCTGTCAGCATCTaatccatttttattattacagaTAATATCAAATGAAGCAGTTATTAAAGAATCTATAGGATCTATTCCACAGAATGGTTTGTTACTGTCTGTTCCTTTTATCaactttttaataattttaatatcaCTAACATCTAGTACATCATCTTGATCTATTAAATTTTCTATAATATGTTCAGCAATATTTAAAGACATAGAAGCATGATTCCATTTATGTTCtgtatcttcttttttataattcataaAGAAACTTTCGAATGTATGACTAAATGGTCCATGTCCTAAATCATGACACAATCCAGCAATTTGAACACATCTAAGCATTCTTTTTAATTCTCCATGATATGGTGATAAATTAGATCGATTACATAAATGCGTAAAATATTTGGCAGATAAGAAACCAACACCAAGGCTATGTTCAAATCTACTATGTGTAGCTCCTGGATATACATATTGGCATGCACCTAATTGTGATAAGCTTCTTAATCTTTGAAAAAAAGGATtatctataatatttttaaatgtcCAATTATCAAATTCAATAAATTGATGAATTTTATCACATAATGTTTTagtattctttttttttttactcgttttattattattattattattatttttattatattgattaaatatattactacaaaaaattctattttttttaacttttaaaataaaatttataattaaaataaattcacTAAGTGAAATTCcaatttcatttttcatCCATTCAAATTTTTTGGcttcaataatattttttaataatgttatatttagaatattatatttttctaatttttcccatacattttgtaaattcaaataaatacacataattaatatatcattattttctataatatcataaatatattttattattttctctttatctttatcattaacatgaaatatattaataatatcagaattaatatatatatcaaaatatacatattcactattataagtatattccttttttttcttttcataataattattcatttcaTTAATTTCCATCAAGTTTGAATGTTTAACATGTAATGTTGTTGTATTGTTTTCTTCTTTGTTATTAGATGTGTTCATTTTATTAAGTTCTGAATTACATAAAAGGTTATTATGTTCTTCGtttttaaatgtattattaataagtccatccttattatatatattattattattatttatattattattatttatattattattatttatattattattatttatatgattattatttatatgattattatttatattattattatttaaattgttATCATTCTTTGGTGTATTTTTTgaactttttaatatatcatttatagtGCTATTCTTTCCATGTGTGattccattttttatattacacaTATCCTTATCATACACAATTGTTGGAAGTCCATTATCttgttttaatttattattggcacaaataacatttttatgaACTTTccaatttatatttaatttattaattgatGACTCTTCACcactatcattattatatacatcaGTTATACAATTACTAAACTTAAAGAATGAtacagaaaatattaaatcatatattGTTCTAATATTCTTCAATTCAAATACATGCAAAAGTTTTTTCTCATTGTCTAAAGATATATTACGCACAAAATTTTGCAAattacatttttcttttaaattgttATTCATATCACATTtgatttccatttttttttctttttttaaataaataaataaatatatatatatatatatatgtaatatatatattttttatttttttatttttttatttttttttttaattgtattGGTACttttatacttttatttattttaatattttaattatgatatatGACAAAATTGAATCAATTCAATTTAATATgcacaaataaaatatacaacatcaaaaaaaaaaaaaaaaaaaaaaaacagaaattaaaatcaaaattaacataaaaaaaaaggaatgtttaatgaattaatttttcttttttttttttttatcgattttatatatatacttttttgaaataatatttattatttttttttttttaatccaGATGTGGGAaaagattataataaataaataaaaaaaaaaaaaaaaaaaaaaaaaaaaaacaaccaaatgatatatttatataaagtgtaataataatttcaattatatatataattatatttatatacttaaacatgtatataatataaatcaaatTGTAATGTTAcattattatgaaatattaaattattgcaacaaaaaataatatagtgttatttaattataattaaaacaaatgaaacaataaatataaaaaaaaaaaaagtaaataaataaataaacaatatcATTATTCCTATAATGatccataaaaatattatacataaatattaaataaaacaataaaaatatattatttttattaaaaattgtaAGTATTATTTTAACTGTATTATTTgtgaataataaatgaataaaatatatacatgacaatacatatatatatatataatatatatatttccgcactgtatttattattgaatgaaaatattaactttaatatatattaaaagtcGTACAAATGGaaagaaggaaaaaataaaaataaaaaaaaaataaaaaaaattattatgtaaattatataatgtaaaagaggaataatattatttgtttcattctattcattttgtaaataatGTTGAATCTTTTGTTATATTCTGTATTTTTTccaatattttaattttttaataaaatttgttTGATAAAAATTAGTACATAAagtttattttaatatatatatatatatgtttatatttaattttttcctttttttttttttttttttttttttttttggtaaagtatttgtaatattttttttcattatttattatatatatatatatattttttttttctacaaaATTTTTGTGAAATTATCTTAtgtgtaaaataaaaatatattcatatatatatatatatatgttacaaatctatgaatataaaatattatattttttttgtaatataacaagcatttcttatttaaaagtaaatataaatatataaaatatatatgtatataatattttatatacaccTAGATTGAAACATTTATTAAGTGTATAACAAATTTCTGTAtgagggaaaaaaaaaaaattaggcTTGTGTgcaattttttatattatgtcgatattgttattttaaaaataatatatataatttatatatatatatatatatatatatatatatatatatatatttgtatttatatcaGGTCCCTTGTcctttaatataatatattccatattcttaagtatttttttatatttttatttttttgggaatatataattcaacATGAATAGTATTATAACATTCACTGtaagttattattatatgggaTAAGTcgtctttctttttttttttatatagaaaaaaagttatatattattaagcTCCAatgataaaatttatttattatatatatggagaatttaaaaaaaaaaaaaaaaaaaaaaaggaaatctGTTCAATTATATCATTCCTTTGTTATTATAAGAAATCaccataatttttttttttttttttttttttttttttaaatttattcttttcaaaattatattttttgaatattttaaagtatttatatcacaagaatattaataataaaaaagtaggaaaaaaaaagttcaaaaaaaaaaaaaattagattaTAACATTAAAATAGTTGGtactttaaatataaataaatatatatatataatatatttatatatcatattatttatgtaaataaaattaatataaaccCATTATCAAAAAAGGGTTTTTAAAGGTTTTGTTCTTTCTTTATTTGTTAACATATTAAAGTcgaaattatataaagatcaaaacaaattatagaagaattgtattatatatatatatatatatatatatatattatttgaatgaacaaataataaaaatattatatataaatgttactCCTTTAAATAATTTGATAATAGGGGTTAcacattatttatttatataaatttttatttttatttattttaaataacaaaattgtcacatatatatatatatatatatatatatatatatatatatataatataattgttatatatcCAAAGTGAtaggaaaaaaatacaatgtaagaattatattttatatggaGTATAATAgcatgatataataaataattgttgtagttatatttaaacaaaataGAAGAAAGGAGAAAGAATAAAggaataaaagaataaaagaataaaagaataaaagaataaaagaataaaagaataaaagaataaaagaataaaagaatttatatatatatatatatatatgtgcctATATTTAGGATGAGAacttttacatttttttctataatatgTGATAATGTTTTTGAGCTTTGTTCGTTATACTCCTCCTAAAACTCCAAGAAATGTATTTTTTCCTTGGCACACATTTTGTATTCACAAGTCAGGTAGTTTTTTAGAAAAGAACAGATTGGCTTTAAGAGTTCCTATAAATTTAACAAAATTTGAAATACGAGaatatttaaga is a window encoding:
- a CDS encoding HD superfamily phosphohydrolase protein — encoded protein: MEIKCDMNNNLKEKCNLQNFVRNISLDNEKKLLHVFELKNIRTIYDLIFSVSFFKFSNCITDVYNNDSGEESSINKLNINWKVHKNVICANNKLKQDNGLPTIVYDKDMCNIKNGITHGKNSTINDILKSSKNTPKNDNNLNNNNINNNHINNNHINNNNINNNNINNNNINNNNNIYNKDGLINNTFKNEEHNNLLCNSELNKMNTSNNKEENNTTTLHVKHSNLMEINEMNNYYEKKKKEYTYNSEYVYFDIYINSDIINIFHVNDKDKEKIIKYIYDIIENNDILIMCIYLNLQNVWEKLEKYNILNITLLKNIIEAKKFEWMKNEIGISLSEFILIINFILKVKKNRIFCSNIFNQYNKNNNNNNNKTSKKKKNTKTLCDKIHQFIEFDNWTFKNIIDNPFFQRLRSLSQLGACQYVYPGATHSRFEHSLGVGFLSAKYFTHLCNRSNLSPYHGELKRMLRCVQIAGLCHDLGHGPFSHTFESFFMNYKKEDTEHKWNHASMSLNIAEHIIENLIDQDDVLDVSDIKIIKKLIKGTDSNKPFCGIDPIDSLITASFDIICNNKNGLDADRFDYLQRDATIAPPNGTLPSLNCNRIIGQSAVINGHITYNVKEIHPVWTVYMNRFSLFKQVYTHRKVRAMELMLCDGFRLANDIFKWSESLNDLDSFLDLTDSSIIYDIKKKAKVCKYDEKLNHSLNLINSVIYDRNSEYTYKYISEINITEPKLIEYLKDITNEERIARYAPGLSPDDIIIDWNYLNYGMGANDPLDSVYFYTSDNEEEAFIAHKEYRGTHPRYFEECNVRLYCKNKKVAHLAKQAHLNFISSEVFTASSPLHKKQKNC